The proteins below come from a single Chrysoperla carnea chromosome 1, inChrCarn1.1, whole genome shotgun sequence genomic window:
- the LOC123306164 gene encoding LOW QUALITY PROTEIN: uncharacterized protein LOC123306164 (The sequence of the model RefSeq protein was modified relative to this genomic sequence to represent the inferred CDS: inserted 1 base in 1 codon; substituted 1 base at 1 genomic stop codon) produces MTLGIHTNCRRELVEFLTEEILAECKAQKDKNLVSELDGFNVKVDDAKVTLTIASDEEIIINVLYCESYFEIARKSTYKTKFIFSFIPATRRQDKIFGIDEITFFSGEWEDKKYAVADILDGYFXDLLMNFXKEKEISNEFVAKLSELSTQYEQWINIDLLENLSKFAAEFTVKEEQETKRYLKEREIN; encoded by the exons GGAATACATACCAATTGTCGACGAGAGTTAGTTGAATTTTTAACAGAAGAAATCCTTGCCGAGTGTAAAGctcaaaaagataaaaatttggtttcagaATTAGATGGTTTCAATGTGAAGGTAGATGATGCAAAAGTAACATTAACAATAGCTTCTGATGAAGAAATTATCATCAATGTATTATACTGTGAATCATACT TTGAGATAGCACGAAAAAGTACatataaaactaagtttattttttcattcattccggCGACAAGACGACAAGACAAAATCTTTGGAATTGATGAAATCACATTTTTTAGTGGAGAATGGGAAGATAAGAAATACGCAGTTGCTGATATCTTAGATGgatatt gtgatttattaatgaatttttaaaaggaGAAAGAAATCAGTAATGAATTTGTTGCAAAATTATCAGAATTAAGTACTCAATATGAACAATGGATAAATATTGATTTGCtcgaaaatttatcaaaattcgcAGCTGAATTTACTGTAAAGGAAGAACAAGAAAcgaaaagatatttaaaagaaagagaaataaattaa